A genomic region of Cannabis sativa cultivar Pink pepper isolate KNU-18-1 chromosome 1, ASM2916894v1, whole genome shotgun sequence contains the following coding sequences:
- the LOC115706581 gene encoding putative kinase-like protein TMKL1, with protein MVNTQMLKLILVLTSLTSLVFFVLFIYFYCKRTRRNENEDIEKTEYKNGDKTHEEEDEEEEEEEEDLVTFQGGQDLTVGDILDAPGEVIGKSNYGTLYKAFLQNSKSVRLLRFLRPVCTLRGEDFDQMIRFLGSIRHPNLVPLLGFYAGPRGEKLLVYPFYRCGNLAQFVKDCNNEAQKWAIIYKISLGIAKGLDYLHSGFQKPIIHGNLKSQNILLDRYFQPHISDSGLHLLLNPTTGQEMLESLASQGYKSPELIKMKEASEVNDIYSLGVILLELVTGKEPVNENPTTPDEDFYLPNYLRKAVVGHRVTDLFNPNILITSTNVDGDDEVPVTEEKILKFFQLAMSCCSPSPSLRPTIKQVLWKLEEIGK; from the exons atggtGAACACCCAGATGCTCAAATTGATTCTTGTTCTTACTTCATTAACATCTTTGgtattttttgttcttttcaTCTACTTCTACTGTAAAAGAACGAGGAGAAATGAGAATGAAGATATAGAGAAAACAGAGTATAAAAATGGAGATAAGACTCATGAGGAagaggatgaagaagaagaagaagaagaggaagactTAGTGACTTTTCAAGGTGGTCAGGACTTGACAGTGGGTGATATACTTGATGCTCCAGGAGAAGTGATTGGAAAATCCAACTATGGTACTTTGTACAAGGCTTTTCTTCAAAACAGTAAGTCAGTTAGGCTTTTGAGGTTTCTGAGGCCTGTTTGTACATTAAGGGGTGAAGATTTTGACCAAATGATTCGGTTTTTGGGGAGTATAAGGCATCCAAATTTGGTACCTCTTCTGGGATTTTATGCTGGACCAAGGGGTGAGAAGCTTCTGGTTTATCCTTTTTACCGGTGTGGTAATCTAGCTCAATTCGTAaaag ACTGCAATAATGAGGCACAGAAGTGGGCCATAATTTACAAGATCTCACTTGGTATAGCTAAAGGGTTGGATTATCTTCACTCTGGCTTTCAGAAGCCAATCATTCATGGCAATCTTAAGTCCCAAAACATACTATTGGACCGCTATTTCCAACCCCACATCTCAGATTCTGGTTTACATCTTCTCCTGAATCCAACTACTGGCCAAGAAATGCTTGAATCCTTAGCCTCTCAGGGTTACAAATCCCCTGAGCTCATTAAGATGAAGGAAGCTTCTGAAGTGAATGATATTTACAGTCTTGGTGTAATCTTACTTGAATTGGTTACAGGAAAAGAGCCAGTCAATGAGAACCCAACTACACCAGATGAGGATTTTTATTTGCCAAattatcttagaaaagcagTTGTTGGGCACAGAGTCACTGACTTGTTCAATCCAAATATACTAATCACAAGCACCAATGTTGATGGTGATGATGAAGTACCAGTTACTGAAGAAAAGATTCTCAAGTTTTTTCAACTTGCTATGTCTTGTTGTTCACCTTCACCTTCACTCAGACCAACCATCAAACAGGTTCTATGGAAGTTGGAAGAGATTGGAAAATGA
- the LOC115706578 gene encoding mannan endo-1,4-beta-mannosidase 6 isoform X4, translating into MPFVGISTKKNYKLIERSFKSKWSGTMDFGSNSFDEVDDLSLFSGTNDGVDEVSEMKDESWEMVQKKGNQFVINDQPFYVNGFNTYWLMVFAADQSTRGKVSEVFKEASSAGLTVCRTWAFNDGQWRALQKSPSVYDEDVFKALDFVVSEARKYKIRLILSLVNNWDAYGGKPQYVKWGKAAGLNLTSDDDFFSHPTLRSYYKAHVKTVLNRLNTVTNITYKDDPTIFAWELINEPRCTSDPSGDMLQSWIQEMAVYVKSMDPKHLVEIGTEGFYGPSTPNKVQINPNTYAQQVGTDFIRNHQVLGVDFASVHIYADSWISQSISDVHVTFTKSWMEAHIEDAERYLGMPVVFSEFGVSTKDPGYNSSFRDTLIETVYDTLLNSTKKGGSGGGSLLWQLFPQGTDYMDDGYAIVLSQSPSTSKIISLHSKRLAIFNSKCAWKCRWGCRKKNQFETSLDHDEL; encoded by the exons ATGCCATTTGTGGGCATTAGCACAAAGAAGAATTACAAACTAATAGAGCGTTCCTTCAAATCAAAGT GGAGTGGCACTATGGATTTTGGAAGCAACTCATTTGATGAAGTGGATGATCTTTCATTATTTTCTGGCACAAATGATGG GGTTGATGAGGTGAGTGAGATGAAAGATGAGTCATGGGAAATGGTGCAAAAGaaaggaaaccaatttgtgATCAATGATCAACCTTTTTATGTAAATGGTTTCAACACTTATTGGTTGATGGTGTTTGCTGCGGATCAATCCACAAGAGGAAAAGTCTCTGAGGTTTTCAAAGAGGCATCTTCTGCAGGTTTGACAGTTTGCCGGACTTGGGCTTTTAACGATGGTCAGTGGAGAGCTCTTCAAAAGTCCCCATCAGTTTATGATGAAGATGTTTTCAAG GCTTTAGATTTTGTTGTAAGTGAAGCAAGGAAATACAAGATCAGGCTTATACTTTCACTGGTTAACAATTGGGATGCCTACGGTGGAAAACCACAATATGTTAAATGGGGAAAAGCTGCTGGACTGAATTTAACTTCTGATGATGACTTTTTCTCTCACCCTACTCTCAGAAGCTACTACAAGGCTCATGTTAAG ACAGTGCTAAATAGATTAAATACAGTAACCAATATAACTTACAAGGATGATCCCACAATCTTTGCTTGGGAACTGATTAATGAGCCTCGATGTACCTCAGATCCCTCTGGCGATATGCTTCAG TCCTGGATACAAGAAATGGCAGTGTATGTGAAGAGCATGGATCCAAAGCACTTGGTAGAGATTGGAACGGAAGGATTTTATGGTCCCTCAACTCCAAATAAGGttcaaatcaaccccaacaCATATGCTCAACAAGTCGGAACTGACTTTATTAGAAACCACCAAGTTCTTGGTGTTGATTTTGCTTCAGTTCACATCTATGCAGATTCTTG GATTTCTCAATCTATCTCTGATGTCCATGTTACATTCACCAAATCATGGATGGAAGCTCACATAGAGGACGCCGAAAGATATCTTGGAATGCCAGTAGTGTTTTCAGAATTTGGAGTATCTACAAAGGACCCCGGATACAATTCATCATTCAGGGACACCCTTATCGAAACGGTGTATGATACCCTTTTGAACTCCACAAAGAAAGGAGGAAGTGGAGGTGGAAGCCTTCTGTGGCAGCTATTCCCTCAAGGGACAGACTACATGGATGATGGTTACGCCATTGTGCTTTCTCAATCGCCATCAACATCCAAGATCATAAGCCTTCACTCCAAAAGACTTGCCATCTTCAACTCTAAGTGTGCTTGGAAATGTCGTTGGGGTTGCAGGAAGAAGAATCAATTTGAGACTTCCCTTGACCATGATGAACTGTAA
- the LOC115706578 gene encoding mannan endo-1,4-beta-mannosidase 6 isoform X2, which translates to MPFVGISTKKNYKLIERSFKSKCNRSFSSFTLFFFITFFSTLTLKTLFSYEYVYKLLELCIYEMHNKSNATMDNQKTTFLVAIALLFSSNFSVSIYAGSGTMDFGSNSFDEVDDLSLFSGTNDGVDEVSEMKDESWEMVQKKGNQFVINDQPFYVNGFNTYWLMVFAADQSTRGKVSEVFKEASSAGLTVCRTWAFNDGQWRALQKSPSVYDEDVFKALDFVVSEARKYKIRLILSLVNNWDAYGGKPQYVKWGKAAGLNLTSDDDFFSHPTLRSYYKAHVKTVLNRLNTVTNITYKDDPTIFAWELINEPRCTSDPSGDMLQSWIQEMAVYVKSMDPKHLVEIGTEGFYGPSTPNKVQINPNTYAQQVGTDFIRNHQVLGVDFASVHIYADSWISQSISDVHVTFTKSWMEAHIEDAERYLGMPVVFSEFGVSTKDPGYNSSFRDTLIETVYDTLLNSTKKGGSGGGSLLWQLFPQGTDYMDDGYAIVLSQSPSTSKIISLHSKRLAIFNSKCAWKCRWGCRKKNQFETSLDHDEL; encoded by the exons ATGCCATTTGTGGGCATTAGCACAAAGAAGAATTACAAACTAATAGAGCGTTCCTTCAAATCAAAGTGTAATAGATCATTCTCCTctttcacacttttcttcttcatcacaTTTTTCTCAACCCTCACTCTCAAAACTTTGTTCAgctatgaatatgtatataaactACTCGAGCTATGCATATATGAAATGCATAACAAGTCTAATGCAACTATGGATAATCAAAAAACAACTTTTCTGGTAGCAATTGCTTTGCTTTTTAGTAGTAATTTCAGTGTCTCTATATATGCAGGGAGTGGCACTATGGATTTTGGAAGCAACTCATTTGATGAAGTGGATGATCTTTCATTATTTTCTGGCACAAATGATGG GGTTGATGAGGTGAGTGAGATGAAAGATGAGTCATGGGAAATGGTGCAAAAGaaaggaaaccaatttgtgATCAATGATCAACCTTTTTATGTAAATGGTTTCAACACTTATTGGTTGATGGTGTTTGCTGCGGATCAATCCACAAGAGGAAAAGTCTCTGAGGTTTTCAAAGAGGCATCTTCTGCAGGTTTGACAGTTTGCCGGACTTGGGCTTTTAACGATGGTCAGTGGAGAGCTCTTCAAAAGTCCCCATCAGTTTATGATGAAGATGTTTTCAAG GCTTTAGATTTTGTTGTAAGTGAAGCAAGGAAATACAAGATCAGGCTTATACTTTCACTGGTTAACAATTGGGATGCCTACGGTGGAAAACCACAATATGTTAAATGGGGAAAAGCTGCTGGACTGAATTTAACTTCTGATGATGACTTTTTCTCTCACCCTACTCTCAGAAGCTACTACAAGGCTCATGTTAAG ACAGTGCTAAATAGATTAAATACAGTAACCAATATAACTTACAAGGATGATCCCACAATCTTTGCTTGGGAACTGATTAATGAGCCTCGATGTACCTCAGATCCCTCTGGCGATATGCTTCAG TCCTGGATACAAGAAATGGCAGTGTATGTGAAGAGCATGGATCCAAAGCACTTGGTAGAGATTGGAACGGAAGGATTTTATGGTCCCTCAACTCCAAATAAGGttcaaatcaaccccaacaCATATGCTCAACAAGTCGGAACTGACTTTATTAGAAACCACCAAGTTCTTGGTGTTGATTTTGCTTCAGTTCACATCTATGCAGATTCTTG GATTTCTCAATCTATCTCTGATGTCCATGTTACATTCACCAAATCATGGATGGAAGCTCACATAGAGGACGCCGAAAGATATCTTGGAATGCCAGTAGTGTTTTCAGAATTTGGAGTATCTACAAAGGACCCCGGATACAATTCATCATTCAGGGACACCCTTATCGAAACGGTGTATGATACCCTTTTGAACTCCACAAAGAAAGGAGGAAGTGGAGGTGGAAGCCTTCTGTGGCAGCTATTCCCTCAAGGGACAGACTACATGGATGATGGTTACGCCATTGTGCTTTCTCAATCGCCATCAACATCCAAGATCATAAGCCTTCACTCCAAAAGACTTGCCATCTTCAACTCTAAGTGTGCTTGGAAATGTCGTTGGGGTTGCAGGAAGAAGAATCAATTTGAGACTTCCCTTGACCATGATGAACTGTAA
- the LOC115706578 gene encoding mannan endo-1,4-beta-mannosidase 6 isoform X3, with the protein MPFVGISTKKNYKLIERSFKSKWSGTMDFGSNSFDEVDDLSLFSGTNDGVDEVSEMKDESWEMVQKKGNQFVINDQPFYVNGFNTYWLMVFAADQSTRGKVSEVFKEASSAGLTVCRTWAFNDGQWRALQKSPSVYDEDVFKALDFVVSEARKYKIRLILSLVNNWDAYGGKPQYVKWGKAAGLNLTSDDDFFSHPTLRSYYKAHVKAMLNRLNTVTNITYKDDPTIFAWELINEPRCTSDPSGDMLQSWIQEMAVYVKSMDPKHLVEIGTEGFYGPSTPNKVQINPNTYAQQVGTDFIRNHQVLGVDFASVHIYADSWISQSISDVHVTFTKSWMEAHIEDAERYLGMPVVFSEFGVSTKDPGYNSSFRDTLIETVYDTLLNSTKKGGSGGGSLLWQLFPQGTDYMDDGYAIVLSQSPSTSKIISLHSKRLAIFNSKCAWKCRWGCRKKNQFETSLDHDEL; encoded by the exons ATGCCATTTGTGGGCATTAGCACAAAGAAGAATTACAAACTAATAGAGCGTTCCTTCAAATCAAAGT GGAGTGGCACTATGGATTTTGGAAGCAACTCATTTGATGAAGTGGATGATCTTTCATTATTTTCTGGCACAAATGATGG GGTTGATGAGGTGAGTGAGATGAAAGATGAGTCATGGGAAATGGTGCAAAAGaaaggaaaccaatttgtgATCAATGATCAACCTTTTTATGTAAATGGTTTCAACACTTATTGGTTGATGGTGTTTGCTGCGGATCAATCCACAAGAGGAAAAGTCTCTGAGGTTTTCAAAGAGGCATCTTCTGCAGGTTTGACAGTTTGCCGGACTTGGGCTTTTAACGATGGTCAGTGGAGAGCTCTTCAAAAGTCCCCATCAGTTTATGATGAAGATGTTTTCAAG GCTTTAGATTTTGTTGTAAGTGAAGCAAGGAAATACAAGATCAGGCTTATACTTTCACTGGTTAACAATTGGGATGCCTACGGTGGAAAACCACAATATGTTAAATGGGGAAAAGCTGCTGGACTGAATTTAACTTCTGATGATGACTTTTTCTCTCACCCTACTCTCAGAAGCTACTACAAGGCTCATGTTAAGGCAA TGCTAAATAGATTAAATACAGTAACCAATATAACTTACAAGGATGATCCCACAATCTTTGCTTGGGAACTGATTAATGAGCCTCGATGTACCTCAGATCCCTCTGGCGATATGCTTCAG TCCTGGATACAAGAAATGGCAGTGTATGTGAAGAGCATGGATCCAAAGCACTTGGTAGAGATTGGAACGGAAGGATTTTATGGTCCCTCAACTCCAAATAAGGttcaaatcaaccccaacaCATATGCTCAACAAGTCGGAACTGACTTTATTAGAAACCACCAAGTTCTTGGTGTTGATTTTGCTTCAGTTCACATCTATGCAGATTCTTG GATTTCTCAATCTATCTCTGATGTCCATGTTACATTCACCAAATCATGGATGGAAGCTCACATAGAGGACGCCGAAAGATATCTTGGAATGCCAGTAGTGTTTTCAGAATTTGGAGTATCTACAAAGGACCCCGGATACAATTCATCATTCAGGGACACCCTTATCGAAACGGTGTATGATACCCTTTTGAACTCCACAAAGAAAGGAGGAAGTGGAGGTGGAAGCCTTCTGTGGCAGCTATTCCCTCAAGGGACAGACTACATGGATGATGGTTACGCCATTGTGCTTTCTCAATCGCCATCAACATCCAAGATCATAAGCCTTCACTCCAAAAGACTTGCCATCTTCAACTCTAAGTGTGCTTGGAAATGTCGTTGGGGTTGCAGGAAGAAGAATCAATTTGAGACTTCCCTTGACCATGATGAACTGTAA
- the LOC115706578 gene encoding mannan endo-1,4-beta-mannosidase 6 isoform X1, whose protein sequence is MPFVGISTKKNYKLIERSFKSKCNRSFSSFTLFFFITFFSTLTLKTLFSYEYVYKLLELCIYEMHNKSNATMDNQKTTFLVAIALLFSSNFSVSIYAGSGTMDFGSNSFDEVDDLSLFSGTNDGVDEVSEMKDESWEMVQKKGNQFVINDQPFYVNGFNTYWLMVFAADQSTRGKVSEVFKEASSAGLTVCRTWAFNDGQWRALQKSPSVYDEDVFKALDFVVSEARKYKIRLILSLVNNWDAYGGKPQYVKWGKAAGLNLTSDDDFFSHPTLRSYYKAHVKAMLNRLNTVTNITYKDDPTIFAWELINEPRCTSDPSGDMLQSWIQEMAVYVKSMDPKHLVEIGTEGFYGPSTPNKVQINPNTYAQQVGTDFIRNHQVLGVDFASVHIYADSWISQSISDVHVTFTKSWMEAHIEDAERYLGMPVVFSEFGVSTKDPGYNSSFRDTLIETVYDTLLNSTKKGGSGGGSLLWQLFPQGTDYMDDGYAIVLSQSPSTSKIISLHSKRLAIFNSKCAWKCRWGCRKKNQFETSLDHDEL, encoded by the exons ATGCCATTTGTGGGCATTAGCACAAAGAAGAATTACAAACTAATAGAGCGTTCCTTCAAATCAAAGTGTAATAGATCATTCTCCTctttcacacttttcttcttcatcacaTTTTTCTCAACCCTCACTCTCAAAACTTTGTTCAgctatgaatatgtatataaactACTCGAGCTATGCATATATGAAATGCATAACAAGTCTAATGCAACTATGGATAATCAAAAAACAACTTTTCTGGTAGCAATTGCTTTGCTTTTTAGTAGTAATTTCAGTGTCTCTATATATGCAGGGAGTGGCACTATGGATTTTGGAAGCAACTCATTTGATGAAGTGGATGATCTTTCATTATTTTCTGGCACAAATGATGG GGTTGATGAGGTGAGTGAGATGAAAGATGAGTCATGGGAAATGGTGCAAAAGaaaggaaaccaatttgtgATCAATGATCAACCTTTTTATGTAAATGGTTTCAACACTTATTGGTTGATGGTGTTTGCTGCGGATCAATCCACAAGAGGAAAAGTCTCTGAGGTTTTCAAAGAGGCATCTTCTGCAGGTTTGACAGTTTGCCGGACTTGGGCTTTTAACGATGGTCAGTGGAGAGCTCTTCAAAAGTCCCCATCAGTTTATGATGAAGATGTTTTCAAG GCTTTAGATTTTGTTGTAAGTGAAGCAAGGAAATACAAGATCAGGCTTATACTTTCACTGGTTAACAATTGGGATGCCTACGGTGGAAAACCACAATATGTTAAATGGGGAAAAGCTGCTGGACTGAATTTAACTTCTGATGATGACTTTTTCTCTCACCCTACTCTCAGAAGCTACTACAAGGCTCATGTTAAGGCAA TGCTAAATAGATTAAATACAGTAACCAATATAACTTACAAGGATGATCCCACAATCTTTGCTTGGGAACTGATTAATGAGCCTCGATGTACCTCAGATCCCTCTGGCGATATGCTTCAG TCCTGGATACAAGAAATGGCAGTGTATGTGAAGAGCATGGATCCAAAGCACTTGGTAGAGATTGGAACGGAAGGATTTTATGGTCCCTCAACTCCAAATAAGGttcaaatcaaccccaacaCATATGCTCAACAAGTCGGAACTGACTTTATTAGAAACCACCAAGTTCTTGGTGTTGATTTTGCTTCAGTTCACATCTATGCAGATTCTTG GATTTCTCAATCTATCTCTGATGTCCATGTTACATTCACCAAATCATGGATGGAAGCTCACATAGAGGACGCCGAAAGATATCTTGGAATGCCAGTAGTGTTTTCAGAATTTGGAGTATCTACAAAGGACCCCGGATACAATTCATCATTCAGGGACACCCTTATCGAAACGGTGTATGATACCCTTTTGAACTCCACAAAGAAAGGAGGAAGTGGAGGTGGAAGCCTTCTGTGGCAGCTATTCCCTCAAGGGACAGACTACATGGATGATGGTTACGCCATTGTGCTTTCTCAATCGCCATCAACATCCAAGATCATAAGCCTTCACTCCAAAAGACTTGCCATCTTCAACTCTAAGTGTGCTTGGAAATGTCGTTGGGGTTGCAGGAAGAAGAATCAATTTGAGACTTCCCTTGACCATGATGAACTGTAA
- the LOC115707737 gene encoding zinc finger protein ZAT3, translating to MATTTNNNNNNNNYSHFHSQLSVPTPPPPPPNDVVSTATTTTTASVAFFPPPPPPPPLPQPPERHRMTTINTLNPKKKRSKTARIEGGPGPGPGPKQGQERRRGGPDPSAPKITMPCSECGKKFWSWKALFGHMRCHPERQWRGINPPPNLVRRSSSSSSKPNHNRYDEYETSSPSIYYSVEEYEVASCLLLLANGPPKITDGHDLCMTSPPPAQPQPQPQPPSSSSSCFECSSCKKVFGSHQALGGHRASHKNVKGCFAIAANNIGDEEIVNDVVSEEEEKKNIKMMELGSSSGGGHKCSLCFKVFGSGQALGGHMRCHWEEEPLTLLSSSSMNNNNGGGGSGSGSGVLDLNLPASSSSSEFDHHYSTNTSNTITLDLRLGL from the coding sequence ATGGCCACCAccaccaacaacaacaataacaacaacaactactcccacttccattctcaACTCTCAGTCCCAactccaccaccaccaccacccaaCGACGTCGTTTCCACAGCCACAACCACAACCACAGCCTCTGTTGCTTTCttccctcctcctcctcctcctcctcctctccCACAACCACCAGAACGACACCGTATGACCACCATCAACACCCTTAATCCCAAAAAGAAACGGTCCAAAACGGCCCGAATCGAAGGCGGCCCAGGCCCAGGCCCAGGCCCAAAACAGGGGCAGGAGAGGAGGAGAGGCGGCCCAGACCCTTCGGCACCGAAAATCACCATGCCATGTAGCGAATGCGGGAAGAAATTCTGGTCATGGAAGGCTCTGTTCGGCCACATGCGTTGTCACCCCGAGCGTCAATGGCGAGGGATCAACCCACCCCCAAATCTCGTTCgaagatcatcatcatcatcatcaaagcCCAATCATAACCGTTACGACGAGTACGAAACATCATCACCATCAATTTATTATTCTGTCGAAGAATACGAAGTCGCTTCGTGTCTTCTTTTGCTAGCCAACGGTCCACCCAAAATAACCGACGGTCACGATCTGTGTATGACGTCACCACCACCAGCACAACCACAACCACAACCACAACCACCATCGTCGTCTTCTTCTTGTTTCGAGTGTTCGAGTTGTAAGAAAGTGTTTGGATCTCACCAAGCTTTAGGAGGACACAGAGCCAGTCACAAGAACGTCAAGGGATGTTTCGCCATAGCAGCCAATAATATTGGTGATGAAGAAATAGTAAACGACGTCGTTTCGGAGGAGGAAGAGAAGAAGAATATTAAGATGATGGAATTGGGATCGAGTAGTGGTGGAGGACACAAGTGTAGTCTTTGTTTTAAAGTTTTTGGTAGTGGACAAGCTTTGGGTGGACACATGAGGTGTCACTGGGAGGAGGAGCCATTAACGTTGTTGAGCTCTTCTTCCATGAATAATAACAATGGTGGTGGTGGTAGTGGTAGTGGTAGTGGTGTTCTTGATTTGAACTTGCCTGCTTCTTCTTCCTCATCAGaatttgatcatcattattCTACTAATACTTCTAATACTATTACATTGGACTTGAGATTGGGTCTTTGA